One Streptomyces formicae genomic window, CAAGGCGAGGTCCAGTGTCGTTTTCGCGAGTGGCTCGGCATAGGAGGCAAGGTCGGGATCTGGGGCGTCAGGTGCGCCGGCATGCCAGATGGCAAAACCGCCGAAGATGGACCGGGCAGCGGATCCGGACCCGCGGCGGGCCAGTCGTGACAACTCCACCGGTTCGACCGGCAGGCCGTAAGCGGAGGCTGCAGCGAGCGCGAGGGCGGCGAACCCGCTGGCCGATGAGGCCAGACCGGCGCCGACTGGAACGGTGTTGCGGGTTGCCACCACGGCAGCCTCGGACCTTCCGGCCCGCTCGCGGACGAGATCCAGAAAGCCGGTGATACGCCGGGCCGTCGCGCCCCGGTCCACGGCACCGTCCACGATCACCACATCTTGCGCCTGGCAGTCGACGAGTCGGATCTCTGTAGTAGTGGGAAAGACATCAAGTGTCATCGACAGGCTGTCGGCGCACGGCAGGACGAGGTCTTCATCGCGCTTTCCCCAGTACTTGACCAGCGCAATGTTGGGATGGGCCACTGCGACACAGCCGTCAGATCCCGGCATGGCTCTCTCCCTTCGTCACCGGAGCCGTCCAGCAGCGCACGCCGGGCTCTCGCGCGAGCACGGCAGCCAGCGCGTCGGCCGTGCGCTCAGTGGCCGTCAGGGCGATCACACATCCGCCTAGTCCTCCTCCGCTCATCTTCGCGCCCAGTGCACCGGCGTTGAGTGCGGCTTCCACCAGGTGATTGGTCCGGTCGGTGGTCAGCTCAAGCCCGTCGAGAAGTTGGTGACAGCTCGTCAGGCACTTGCCCAGCGCTACCAGATGGCCCCGTTTCAGGTCCCGCAGTCCGGCACGGGTCAATGCCACCGAGCGGCTGAGGAACGTCTCACGGCTGCCGGGGTGCTTGGTGAAGCTCTCCCGCAGCATCGTTACGGCCTCCTTCGTAGAGGCGCCGCTGCCGCTGTCCGCCACCACGATCCAACCGTCAGTACCCACCGTTGGGTTACTGATCCGCCCTCCGGCCAGCAATACCGGCCTGTGGCTGCCGGTGGCCAGGGCATCGATGCCGCTTGCCTTGCCATGTACCGTATTCTCGGACATCTGCACAAAGTGGAAGACAGCCTCGGCGTTCAAACGCAGGCCAAGAAGGTTGTTCAGCGCCTGGGCCACAGCGCGGGCGCACGCCGCACTGGCGCCAAGGCCACGTGCAGACGGCACCCCGCTCTCCACCAGCACGTCCACACCCGGTGCCCCCCGCAGGTCCGCCTGGCGCAGCATGGCCCCCGTAAGTTCCCACAATCCTTCCGGCACGCGACTCTTCGGAGCGTGGGACGACACTGACATGGGGCCGCACGGCACGCCTGGTGGCGTCTGAACCAACCGGAACGACAACATCCCGCCCCCAGCCCGGTCACTGCGCACCACGCGAGCGCGGCAGCCCACTCCGGGCACCGGCAGCGCCACGGTAGGGGCCCCGTAGACCGCGGCATGCTCACCCAGCAGGATGACCTTCCCGTGTGCTACCCCGGTGCCCGTGCGGGGCAGCTCGGCCTCCCAACCCACCTGGGACGGTGCTGGCGAGCCCCTCTTCTGCTCGGCGTCACTCACGTTCCGCGCCATGGCTGCTCACCGCCTCCCGCACGGGCGTCGGCACGCTGGGCAGCAACTGTTGTGTCAGTGCTGGAGCCCAACGGCAAACGGGCCTCGTGGTCAAGAGGATCTTCAGAGCGATCTCGGAGCAGGTAAGGATGTTGCCGATACCACTGACCTGTGCGCGGGCGATTGGTGCTGCGCTCATACCCATCGTCCTTTCTGTTGTGCGCCCAGTGCTGTGCCCGGGCTATTTCTCGCCCCGGCAATGCTGGGCCGACTGCGGCACCTCGCCGCATGCAGGAACGAGCTCGAATCCAGTAGGAGTTGAACCGCTCGTTGCCTCGTCCGGCGGGGGCCGTGCGGAGCCAATACCTGCTCCTGCGTCGCCTCTAAGCGCATTCGGCGATCTCGGCGCAGCGGGCGACGGTCGTGCCATCCGCGTTGAGCAAGTCGTCGTCGATGGGCTTGCCCAACGCGTTCTCGAGCTTCTGCGCCAGCTCCGTAATTTTGAGGGAGTCGAGATCAAGATCCTCCAGCAGCCTGTGGTCCGGCCTGACGTCATCGACCGGCCGCTCGCTGAGGAAGGCAACAATGTTCTGCACTTGCACCAGAATTTCTTGATCGACGGACACGGTTTACTCCTTGATTGAGAAGATCGGATCGTTGCAATGAAATCGGACTTCACGGGCACAGAACGACTTGCGCCGCATAGCAGAGTCCCGCGCCGAACCCGAAGAGGAGGACGGGATCGCCTCGACTGACATCGCCCCTCTGGCGCAGCGCGTGTAGCGCGAGCGGTACGGAAGCGGCCGAGGTGTTGCCCGCATTGGTCACGTCAGTGGCGGTCACCAGGTCAGGCGCCCCTAGGCCCTGACGCAACGCTTCGATGATGCGCAGATTCGCCTGATGCGGCACGAACGCTCGCAGGTCGGCGGGTTCCAGGCCCGCCCGCTCGCAGGCGACCTGCATGACAGCGGCCAGTTCGGATGTGGTCCAGCGAAAGACTTTGCGCCCCGCCATTTCCATCCGGCTCGTCTCGCTCGGGATCCTGATCAGGTCCGAGTGCGTCCCGTCGCTGCCCCACGCGACAGGGAAGATGGCGGGCTCAGCCGACGGCACAACAAGAGCTGCGGCAGCCCCATCCGCAAAAATCGGACCGGTATCGCGGTCCTCGGGAGCTACCCAGTCCGTCATCCGCTCCGAGCCGATCACCAGCACGCTACGCGCGGTTCCGGCGCGCACCAGAGCGTCGGCGACCGCCAACCCGTGGCAAAACCCGGAACACGCAGCATTGAGGTCGAAACCGGCTGCCGCCGTGCAGCCGATAGCGGCAGCGGTTGACGCAGCCCCATTGGGCATGGGAGACGGCATCGAACAGGTGGAAAGGAGCACGACATCGACGTCATCGGCGGTGGCATCGCAGTCGGCCAGCGCTTCCTTGCCCGCCGCGACGGCCATCGTCACCACCGTCTCGGCTTCCCTGGCGTGAGAGCGTTCCTCGACCCCGACCCGATTCGAGATCCATTCCGGGCTCACACCGGCTGCCGTGGCCGCCTCCTCATTGGTCACCACGGCCACAGGCCGGTACGCGCCGAGTCCATCGATGCGGGAACCGGCGCTCGGCGACAGACTCGAAGCGGCAACCGCTGCTCCTTGAAGTTTTAGCTTTTCGTCCACTTGGCACTCCGATACGTTGCGGCAAGAGGCACCTGCGACATGCGACGCGGGTGGCGGCTGGTTGCCCTCGGCAGTCAACCGCGCCGCATGGAGCGGCATCTGGTGCGATCGGCGCCATATGGCCGCCCGGGCGCCTGCCCCTGTTGCAAACCAACCCGCCCAGAGGTGTCCGTCGTGAACAGCGCTGCCGATACCACGGAAACCACCAGCCGAAATCACAAGATGGGGTTGAGGACACGTCGATTCGCCACACCTGACCAGCCAATCCGCCAAGAGGTACGTATCCGTCAAGTACCCCCAGGTTCTGTCTAACCCCGTCAGTACCGTGATCCAGACGTGAACGCGTTGAACGCCCAGACTCGTCGGCTCACTACGTCAGGGAAATAGCTGGTCAGGTGCCACACGCCACCGATGTGCCAGACAGGCACCGGTGCTGCGGGCTTCCTCGGCCCGCAGTGCGGCGCCCTCGCATCCCCGTCAGTAAGGAAACGCCCGCCAGGTGAGACCTGTTCGACGCCTCGGGGTGGGGCACCTGGGCTCCAAGGCTGTGCGGGCCGGATGCGGTATTGGGGGCATGTAGGTTGTCAGACAGTCCAGTTGACGAGCTGACCGGCCTATACGCAGGTGATCTGGGCCGCATGACGGGCACTCGCCGGAGGAGCTCGTGGACCGCGTCGCCTTTCGCAGGCTGGAAACCAACGACTATGGTGTCGGGCCAGCGTTGCCTGGTCGGGTGGATCCGACGGGGGGCGCGCGTCAGCGTTCAGAGGGCGCACGGGTATCTGGCGCGTGCGACCACCCGCTCCCATAGCTGTCCGAGGTGCGGGTACTCGACTCCATACACACCGTTTCCGCGCAGAGACGTAAGCGACACAGCCGTTGATGTGCGCAGAGCAGAACCACCTGCGCCGCCACAGTCTCCGGAAGCGCGATCGAACGACTGATAGGAGTCACGCTGTGTCACGCCACGCGCCAAACCGTCAATTGTCCGACTTG contains:
- the mvaD gene encoding diphosphomevalonate decarboxylase, producing the protein MPGSDGCVAVAHPNIALVKYWGKRDEDLVLPCADSLSMTLDVFPTTTEIRLVDCQAQDVVIVDGAVDRGATARRITGFLDLVRERAGRSEAAVVATRNTVPVGAGLASSASGFAALALAAASAYGLPVEPVELSRLARRGSGSAARSIFGGFAIWHAGAPDAPDPDLASYAEPLAKTTLDLALVAALLETGPKPVSSREAMRRTVKTSPLFSDWLGMARGDCTVMREALARGDIATVGAIAERNALGMHQTMESAVPPVHYRTPASHRVLEEVHRMRAHGLQAWATMDAGPNVKVLCASDDAERVACVLRQLSGCVAVVARSGPGATLDKTVR
- the mvk gene encoding mevalonate kinase — encoded protein: MARNVSDAEQKRGSPAPSQVGWEAELPRTGTGVAHGKVILLGEHAAVYGAPTVALPVPGVGCRARVVRSDRAGGGMLSFRLVQTPPGVPCGPMSVSSHAPKSRVPEGLWELTGAMLRQADLRGAPGVDVLVESGVPSARGLGASAACARAVAQALNNLLGLRLNAEAVFHFVQMSENTVHGKASGIDALATGSHRPVLLAGGRISNPTVGTDGWIVVADSGSGASTKEAVTMLRESFTKHPGSRETFLSRSVALTRAGLRDLKRGHLVALGKCLTSCHQLLDGLELTTDRTNHLVEAALNAGALGAKMSGGGLGGCVIALTATERTADALAAVLAREPGVRCWTAPVTKGESHAGI
- a CDS encoding phosphopantetheine-binding protein, whose translation is MSVDQEILVQVQNIVAFLSERPVDDVRPDHRLLEDLDLDSLKITELAQKLENALGKPIDDDLLNADGTTVARCAEIAECA
- a CDS encoding beta-ketoacyl-ACP synthase 3; this translates as MDEKLKLQGAAVAASSLSPSAGSRIDGLGAYRPVAVVTNEEAATAAGVSPEWISNRVGVEERSHAREAETVVTMAVAAGKEALADCDATADDVDVVLLSTCSMPSPMPNGAASTAAAIGCTAAAGFDLNAACSGFCHGLAVADALVRAGTARSVLVIGSERMTDWVAPEDRDTGPIFADGAAAALVVPSAEPAIFPVAWGSDGTHSDLIRIPSETSRMEMAGRKVFRWTTSELAAVMQVACERAGLEPADLRAFVPHQANLRIIEALRQGLGAPDLVTATDVTNAGNTSAASVPLALHALRQRGDVSRGDPVLLFGFGAGLCYAAQVVLCP